The sequence below is a genomic window from Gemmatimonadota bacterium.
AGAGCACGCGGCGGTACTCGCGCGCGAAGTAGCCGAGTGGCCCGGCATCGTCGCCGAGCCCGATCCCCCTGATCCGTCCGAGCAGCAGGCGATGGTCGCCCGCGGGGCGCACGTCCTCCAGCGTACACGAGAAGCTCGCCAGCGCGCCCGCCAGCACCGGATCGCCCTCCGCGGCGAACGGCGCCGCCCCGACCGGGAACCGGTCCGCGAAGCGCGTGGCCAGCCCGCGCTGCGACGCGGCGAGCACGTTGACCACGAAACGCCCGGCCTCCTCGATCGCGCTCAGCACCGGTGCGTCGGCGCCGAGGCTCACGAGCAGCAGCGGCGGCTCGAGCGAGACGGGCACGAACGCGCTCACGGTCATGCCGTGCAGCCGACCGCCCGCGCGCGCGGCGACAATCGTTACGCCGCTCAGCCAGCGCGAGAACGCCTCGCGCAGCGCATCCGCCGCGGTCGGCGCATCGTCCCCGCCGAAGCGAACCGTCGGCCGGATGGGTTTCCTCGGCATTCAACACCCCCGCCGTTGGAATCTTGCCTCGCCGGGATGGGTTGAGCCCTCCAGATTGCGGACTTGCGGGGCGATTCCGCCCCCCGTTTCCGGGCCCGATGGTCACAACGTGTCCCAATCCGGTTGCCGGCGCACGATCCGGTCCGGGTGCAAATCCCCAAGCCAAAACACGTTAGCCTGACTGTCAAGAGGCCGGCACCCACTGGTCCGACTCGTGAGGGAGTCACCGCGTTCTCGATCCGGAGGGTCGCCATGCGAGTGATGCACCTGCCGGAAGCGCCCCGGTCCCTGTGGCTCGATGCCTGTGCGCCGTACGTGCCGCGCCCGCCGCCGCAGGAGGAAATCCGCGTGGACGTCGCCATCATCGGCGGCGGCTTCACGGGCCTGGCCACCGCGTACGAGCTGAAGCGCACGGACCCCGGCCTGCGCGTGGCCGTGCTGGAGGCGAAGGAAATAGCGTACGGCTCGAGTGGCCGCAACGGCTCCTTCGCCATGACCGTCGTCGGCCTGGGCTTCAGCGCCACCGCCATGCTCCGGGGCAGGGACTTCCTGCGCCGGGCGCACGCGTACATGATGCGGGCCGTGGATGCGCTGGACGACCTCATCCAGAAGGAGGCGCTGGAGTGCGACCGCATCCGCCCCGGCTTCCTGCGCATGGCGACCAGCCGGCCGTATATGGCTCGTCTCCGGCGGGAGGTCGAGCTAGCTGAACGAATTTCGGCGCGTTCCACGCAGACCATCGGGGCCAGCCAACCGCAGCGTCCACCGCGCCCGCCCGCCCCTCCTGCCCCACCCCGCCATCGCCTCCACACCCTGCTGCCATGGCGGCCTCCAATACGTCTGAATCTTGACTCGGCCCGCACCCGCGCGCATCGTCGGAAAAGTGCCGAAATGGCGTTTGAACTTCCTTCCCTTATCCCTATCCCTTTGCCGCCGCCGCGCTGGCGCTGCTGCATTACGCCGACTGTGACGATCGCCGCACGATAGCCACCTTGCACCCGAATGTCGCCCGGCTGGTAATCACGTACGAGCCGCTCGGCCAGCTCGATGGCCGTGAAGTAATCGCCGAGGCCGGCGTAGGCCCAGGCGAGTGAGCGTTTGGAAGGACGCAAGGTTCAGGAAAGAGAACGGCGCCCTATTTCCCCGTCGGTCAGGCAGACCTTCGCTTCCGCACCACGGCGGGCTGCGGCAGGGCGGGGTCCTCGGGGAAGGGGCCGAGGAGGCCGCGCTCCTTGAGGAA
It includes:
- a CDS encoding FAD-binding oxidoreductase gives rise to the protein MRVMHLPEAPRSLWLDACAPYVPRPPPQEEIRVDVAIIGGGFTGLATAYELKRTDPGLRVAVLEAKEIAYGSSGRNGSFAMTVVGLGFSATAMLRGRDFLRRAHAYMMRAVDALDDLIQKEALECDRIRPGFLRMATSRPYMARLRREVELAERISARSTQTIGASQPQRPPRPPAPPAPPRHRLHTLLPWRPPIRLNLDSARTRAHRRKSAEMAFELPSLIPIPLPPPRWRCCITPTVTIAAR
- a CDS encoding flavin reductase family protein, encoding MPRKPIRPTVRFGGDDAPTAADALREAFSRWLSGVTIVAARAGGRLHGMTVSAFVPVSLEPPLLLVSLGADAPVLSAIEEAGRFVVNVLAASQRGLATRFADRFPVGAAPFAAEGDPVLAGALASFSCTLEDVRPAGDHRLLLGRIRGIGLGDDAGPLGYFAREYRRVL